The Bacteroidales bacterium genomic interval GATCCCGCCTTTGCAAAAAGCCAGACACTTATATGGCCGGTACATCAGTTATTCAATGGTCTGGTACAGATGGATACCGCCCTGAATGTTCGTCCCTGCATTTCCAAACAATGGGATATATCTGCCGACGGAAAGACCTATACTTTTCACCTGAGAAATGATGTGTACTTTCATGACCATCCGCTTTTTCCAAACGGAGAGGGCCGTCAGGTAAAGGCTTCGGATTTTGTATACAGCCTTAAAAGGATATACGATCCGGGAACAGCCTCACCGGGTGCATGGATATTTAACTATCTGGACAAAGAAAAAGGCCCGCAGGCCATCAACGACTCCACACTTAAAATCCATCTGCAAAGACCGTTCCCTGCATTTCTCGGATTATTAACCATGCAATACTGCTCCGTTGTACCGAAAGAGATCGTTGAGCATTACGGAGATGAATTCGGGAGGCATCCGATAGGGACCGGAGCTTTTCGTTTCAAAATGTGGAAGGAAGGAGAAAAACTGATATTCTTGAAAAACTCCGATTACTTTGAGAAAGATGAGCAAGGGAAACGCCTGCCTTATCTCGATGCCGTTTCTATAACCTTCATCAGCGACAAACAATCGGAATTTTTAGAATTCATCAAAGGGGAACTGGACTTTTTGTCGGGGCTTAGTCCTGCTAACAAAAATGAGCTGCTCACCCGGACGGGACAATTAAACCCCAAGTATGAAGGGGAAATTAAAATGTACACACAGCCTTATCTGAACACTGAATACCTGGGTTTTCTGGTGGACGATTCCATGGAAACGGTACAAAACAGCCCCGTTTCCGATAAACTGGTAAGAAAAGCCATCAACTATGGTTTTGACAGAACAAAAATGATGAAATACCTTCGGAACAATATCGGCACACCGGCCAACAACGGATTTATCCCCAAAGGACTGCCCGCCTTCTCCAAAGACTCCATAAAGGGATACACTTACAACCCGGATAAAGCCCGAAGTCTTTTGAAAAAAGCAGGACATCCGCAGGGAGAAGGGCTAAGCTCCATCAAACTCACCACTACCGATGACTACAGAGATTTATGCGAATTCATTCAGCATCAGCTCTCGGAAATCGGGATCAAGATCAATATAGAAGTCAGCACCGGCGCGACCTTCAGGGATATGGTAGCCAATTCAAAATTATTGTTTTTCAGAGGCTCCTGGATAGCCGATTATCCTGATGCGGAAAATTATATGGCCCTGTTCTACAGTGAAAATTTTAGTCCCGGCGGACCCAACTATACCCATTATGAAAACCCGGAGTACGATAGTTTGTATGAGCAAGCGCTAAACACAATGGATGCAAAAAAAAGGCAGCGGTATTATCGCCAGATGGATCGCATGATCATCGAAGACGCTCCTATTGTACCGTTGTATTACGACCAGGTGGTACGGTTTACCCGCACCAACATAAAGGGGCTGGGAAACAATCCCATGAATTTACTGGTATTAAAACATGTTAAAAAAGAAAAACAATGAAGCTCATAGTCGACAGTGGTTCTACAAGAGCCGACTGGTGTATTGTTTCTGACACCAACATACAGACCGTCCAGACCAGGGGAATGAATCCTTTCTTCGTTACTCCGGTGATAATAGAAAAAGCAATCAGAAATCAAGGTCTGTTGCGAAAACATCATGATCAATTCAGTTCAGTGTATTTCTATGGGGCCGGCTGCGGAAGTGAAAAGAATGACGAATTGATCCGTTACACGCTGCAAAAAATCTTCCCAAACGCTACAATCTCGGTGTACACAGATCTGCTGGGTGCAGCAAGGGGATTATTTCACAATGAGGAAGGAATTGCCTGCATTCTGGGTACCGGGTCTAACTCCGGTTACTTCGACGGGCAGCAAATTACGCATAAGATTCCTTCATTGGGATACATTCTTGGAGATGAAGGAAGCGGGAACCACCTCGGGAAAAAACTGCTCAAAAGCTACTTTTTTCATCACCTTCCCGGGGATCTGACCCAAAAGTTCAATGAAAAATATGGGGCCAAATCCGGAGGGCTGCTGCAGAAACTTTACATGGCCGAGTTTCCCAACATCCATTTATCAGAGTATTCACATTTCGTTATTGAACATCAAAACCATCCTTATATAAAAGATATGACAAGCCAAACATTTGAAGAATTTCTTCAGATGCTCAGATCATATTATGCTCCCTCCTGTTTAGAAAAACCCATAAGGTTCACGGGATCCATTGCCTGGTTTTTTAAAGACATCTTACAAACCAAGGCTTCTGAAAAAGATCTCATTGTTGACAAAATTGAGCAATCTCCCTTGAAAGGACTGAGGGACTTCCACAAAACCTGATATATGCTATGTGGTTCAAAAAAAGTTAAATTGTTTATTTTTGAGAACGAGACCTATCATCAGGTTATGAGTAATTTGTTTGCAGGCTAAAGCTGCGGTAAGGATTATGGAGGAACCAAAATAAACAATTCGTTGTTCCCGGGCCATTAAAAAGTTAGCTTATATGATCTCTTTGGTTTCCAAAGCTTTTATAATGATATCCACCATCTCATCGAACTCAAAACTTTTGGTATTAAATAGCAAATCAAAAAAAGTATCATCTACCTCTTTCCCCGCCAGGTTGTTTCGTAGCTCAGCCCGTTTCTTGTCGATATCAAGAACATACTCTCTAGCCTTTTTTTCAGTTAGATTAAAACGCTTCCGGATCACTTCGGTACGCCATTCAATGGGCGCTATCAATCTTACATGAAGGGATCTCGGTAAATCTTTGGTAATAACGGCACCACATCGTCCGAGGATAACGCTGTTTCCTTCCATGCCAATGGTATAGATCACCTTTTTTATGGTGTTTCTTATTTTCCGGTCGCTTTTATAGTATTTACTGGACAGGGAGCCAAGTATCTCATCGATGGCGCTCCTTTTTTCATATTTAAAAACATATTCAATCTGGGAAGGATGCAGTTCAAGCTCTTTGGCAGATTCGTCCAGGATCTCCTTAGTTACTACCCGCCACGTGCCTTTACTTTGATCGCCTTTTTTTTCCTGATTCAATTTCTGATTCAGTTTATCGGCCAGAAACTTACCTGAGCAACCGAAATCCCGGGATATAGTAACTACAGGACCGGGTTGTCCAAAATCCTCATCCCGTTTCTTCTCCTTGTGCCTTTCTTCTAAGTATTGCTGTAAAATATTCATAATTAGTACATTTATATGTAAGCATCTTGTCCAAGATAATATTTTTTTCTCAATTTCACAACACCAACATATATCCCCTGAAAAATTCGCCGGCGAAGATGCTGGTCTAATGCTATCACTTCTAAAAATTTTGTTTTTTTAGCAAAGTTTTGCTGCAATTTAAATTCTAAAATTTGGTAGGCCTTGTCTTTAAGCCGATCTTAAAAGTAAAGTAACTTGCCTCAAATAAATCTTACCTTACAATCTTCCTCCGGATATCCCCCCATATCCGGAGGCTCTTCCAATGGCTCTGTTCCCGTAGCGTTTCCTTATCATATCCATGGCTTGGTACAGGCTCACCACCTCTGTGGTATCTTCAAACAGATTCAACTGTTGTGTGCCCCGGATAAGCCTGCTGAATTTCACACCCAGCAGGCGGATTTGCATACGACGGGTGTACAATTTTCTGAAAAGCTCTCTGGCTGTGGGTATCAACTCGTGATCAAAAGCAGAATAAGCAATCCGTTTTTGCAGGGTGTGGGTATCATAGTTAGAATATCTGATCTTAACCGTAACACAGGAAGTCAGCTTTTTCTCCCGGCGCAGTTGAAAAGCCAGCTTTTCCAACATAGAGACCAACAAGCTATTCATCATCCGGATATCCGTGGTATCCTTTTCAAACGTGCGTTCAGTGCCAACCGACTGCCTTTCTGAATAAGGCTGCACCGGCGTGTTATCAATTCCATTGGCTTTTTTCCAAAGTATCACGCCGTTTTTTCCAAGCACATGCTCCAGCATTTCAACGGGTACCCCGCTCAATGTTCTGATCCGGCTAATCCCCATCGAACGGAGAAGATGATACGTTTTGTTGCCTATCATCGGAATTTTCCTGATCGAAAGAGGGTGTAAGAAAGGCTTGATGAAGGAGTCGGGTACATACAACGCTCCGTCAGGCTTGGCCTCTCCTGTTGCAATCTTCGAAACGGTCTTGTTCCGGGACAATCCAAAAGAAACAGGTAAACCGGTGTGTTTAACAATCTCCTTCTTCAGCTTTCCGGCCCATTTCCAGGTGCCAAAAAACCGTTCCATACCAGTCAGATCAATATAGTGTTCATCTATGGAAGCCTTCTCATAGAAGGGGGCATTTTCATGAATAATATCGGTTACCATGTCCGAATAACGGCTGTAAAGATCCATATCTCCCCGAACAATCACCGCATCTCCGCAAAGCTGACGGGCCATACGCATAGGCATGGCGGAATGAACACCAAACCGCCGGGCTTCGTAGCTACAACTGGCCACAACCCCCCGGTCGGAAAGCCCACCAATAATCACAGGTTTACCAGCCAGTTTGCTGTTTCTGAGCCTTTCTACCGACACAAAAAACGAATCCAGATCCAAATGCACTATATTCCGTTCCATTTTTCTCCTATTTATTTGTGATTGTAAATAATTTGCCTTAATTTTGATTAGTTTTTAGTCAAAATTTCGACTATAATTTAATCAAATATTAAAAAAAATCAAAGTCCTTATTGGATAAAACCACAAAACACTGAATATCATGAATTTTAGTAAGAACATCCGGTTGCTGAGAAAACGCAAAAAAAGAACCCAGGATGACGTAGCCAGGGCTTTAAACATAAAGCGATCCACGCTAAGTGGTTATGAAAACGAAGTGGCACAGCCCGGCATAGAGGCTTTAATCGCATTTTCAGAGTATTTTAATGTGGCAGTGGACACCCTGATCAAGGTGGACTTGTCCGGGCTAACCGAAAAACAACTCACTCAACTGGAGAAGGGATATGATGTATATCTGAAGGGGAGCAGTCTAAGGGTACTGGCTACAACAGTAGACCAAGACAATAACGAAAACATCGAGCTGGTTAACGAAAGGGCAAAAGCCGGTTACCAAAGGGGATTTGCCGATCCGGAGTTCATCCGTAAGCTGCCTACCTTTCAACTGCCTTTCTTACCCAAAGAAAAGAAATTCAGGACATTTCAAATAAGCGGTGAGTCTATGCTTCCGATACCCGATGGTTCATGGGTAACGGGAGAATTCATACAGGATTGGCTATCCATAAATAACGGAGAAGCATGCATCATCCTTACACTGAATGAAGGCGTCGTATTCAAAATCGTGGAAAACCGGCTGAAGCAAGAGAGAAAACTCATAGTGCATTCACTCAATCCTGCCTATACATCCTATGAGATCCCGGCTGAGGAAATCAAGGAAATATGGCGATTCCGGCATTACATCAGTCCTGAATTGCCCGAACCGGGAATCCCCAGCAGCCAGATCATTCAGCGAATAACCCAATTACAAAAAGAAATAGCCAGGCTTAAAGGAAGCGAATGAGTTTTTTAGTACCTCACCGGTCAAATTCTTGCTTTTTTGGCAAAACTCGCCCGGTAATCATATATTCTTAAGTTCTCCCCCACCAAATAAAGCAATCCCCTTAATGATCAACAGGCCTTCATCCTCTTTTTCCCGGCTTTCCACCAAAGAACGCTTATCAGAAAAACCTCCGAATATGGAAGTCACCTCTACCTTCACATTCCAATGGTTGGGTACAATCAATGTGGATCCCCCAAAAAGGGTAAAAAGCTCAATAACGTTTTCGCCGGGTGCAAGCCGGGCATCCAACAGGTAAATTTGGGATCCTCCCAGGATGGAGGTAATTTGCCCACCTTTAAACGATTTGGAATTGATCTTACGCTCATTACCACCCAATATAGCCACCTCATCAATAAAATCCATACTGGAACCTGAGGTTTCCGGAGTCCCTCGCCTTCTGAAACTTCCAAGCGATTTAAACAAAATCAGCAGCCCGATGCCAATAAATACCACCGGCCAAAAAACTTCCCTGAAAGTATAAGGCAAACCGGTAATCCTCGGCAGCAAAAAGATCGCACCAATAATCAACAGTATCCATCCTGTTGTATTATTTGACTTACTGCTTAAAAAAATGATTCCCAAGACAACCAGGATCATTGGCCAACTGAATAAATCGTCGGCAAATTCAACGGAAAATATATTGAGGCTTCTGGCTATCATTGCTATGCCTATCAGCACCAATACAATTCCCAAAACAGACCTGCCCTGTAATTTCTTTTTTTCCATAGAATTAAAATATTAAATTTTGAAATAGAGCATATAAAGATAGGATTTTTCCTCTCACAATGCCAATATCTTTTTGGAGAAAAAATTACAAATCTTTTCAAACCGGGAGCAATTACAATTGGCGACTGGTTATCATTCAGTTATAAGACCATTAGAAAATCAATCGGAATCCTCATCTATTCTGAGATCTTCCTGAATTTTCAGTCGGTTGGGCCTTTCAAAATAAAAAAACACCAGCACTGCTACCAGAAGTATCAGGATCATCGGATCGCCCGAAAAGAAGAAAACAAGAAGGGTTAGTATTGAAAGTACCAAAAAGATAACGGCTTTCATTCTGAAATAACCCATATAGGAAGATATCCGCTCACTCAGAGGAACGGAAGCAGGAATTCTCTTTATTCTTTGTCTCAGGTGGGATACCCCGAAAGGAACGGCCAGCAGAAAAAGCAGGATAACCACAGATTTGGCCATCAATGCATATCTTTCGGACAATTCTATGCTTCCCGGAGCGATATATTTAAGCACAAACATTACCAGTGTAATGGCCAGGATGGAGGCGATGCTTTTTCTGTAAATATTTCTCAGTCTGCTGATTTGATTGGTGAGTAATTCGCTCATACATATTTTGCATTAAATGGGCTCAACACTGATTTTCCTAAGCCAGCCCTCACTCCCGTCGGAAAGCCTGATCTTGTGCCATTCCCCCATGTTATCCTCAATTAATACCTTTGTGCCTTCGTGTAATACAAACAAATCCGTACCACTCTCCGCCGGAGAGCTCTTCACGGTTACTTTTGGAGCAAACACGATGGCCTGGTCATGATTTACCACTTCCTGCTTCTGCTGGGAAGCAAATACAAAAGAGGCTATTGCAATGGCCAAAGCCAGCAGACCAATCCAAAAACCTGATTTCTTCAGTCCCATTCTCATACTGTAGAGATAAACGGAAAACAGCGCCAAAAATACAATAAATGCCACCATACTGATGATTGCCCATATATCGGAAGG includes:
- a CDS encoding ABC transporter substrate-binding protein, whose amino-acid sequence is DPAFAKSQTLIWPVHQLFNGLVQMDTALNVRPCISKQWDISADGKTYTFHLRNDVYFHDHPLFPNGEGRQVKASDFVYSLKRIYDPGTASPGAWIFNYLDKEKGPQAINDSTLKIHLQRPFPAFLGLLTMQYCSVVPKEIVEHYGDEFGRHPIGTGAFRFKMWKEGEKLIFLKNSDYFEKDEQGKRLPYLDAVSITFISDKQSEFLEFIKGELDFLSGLSPANKNELLTRTGQLNPKYEGEIKMYTQPYLNTEYLGFLVDDSMETVQNSPVSDKLVRKAINYGFDRTKMMKYLRNNIGTPANNGFIPKGLPAFSKDSIKGYTYNPDKARSLLKKAGHPQGEGLSSIKLTTTDDYRDLCEFIQHQLSEIGIKINIEVSTGATFRDMVANSKLLFFRGSWIADYPDAENYMALFYSENFSPGGPNYTHYENPEYDSLYEQALNTMDAKKRQRYYRQMDRMIIEDAPIVPLYYDQVVRFTRTNIKGLGNNPMNLLVLKHVKKEKQ
- a CDS encoding ATPase, coding for MKLIVDSGSTRADWCIVSDTNIQTVQTRGMNPFFVTPVIIEKAIRNQGLLRKHHDQFSSVYFYGAGCGSEKNDELIRYTLQKIFPNATISVYTDLLGAARGLFHNEEGIACILGTGSNSGYFDGQQITHKIPSLGYILGDEGSGNHLGKKLLKSYFFHHLPGDLTQKFNEKYGAKSGGLLQKLYMAEFPNIHLSEYSHFVIEHQNHPYIKDMTSQTFEEFLQMLRSYYAPSCLEKPIRFTGSIAWFFKDILQTKASEKDLIVDKIEQSPLKGLRDFHKT
- a CDS encoding cytidylate kinase-like family protein, whose amino-acid sequence is MNILQQYLEERHKEKKRDEDFGQPGPVVTISRDFGCSGKFLADKLNQKLNQEKKGDQSKGTWRVVTKEILDESAKELELHPSQIEYVFKYEKRSAIDEILGSLSSKYYKSDRKIRNTIKKVIYTIGMEGNSVILGRCGAVITKDLPRSLHVRLIAPIEWRTEVIRKRFNLTEKKAREYVLDIDKKRAELRNNLAGKEVDDTFFDLLFNTKSFEFDEMVDIIIKALETKEII
- the dinB gene encoding DNA polymerase IV yields the protein MERNIVHLDLDSFFVSVERLRNSKLAGKPVIIGGLSDRGVVASCSYEARRFGVHSAMPMRMARQLCGDAVIVRGDMDLYSRYSDMVTDIIHENAPFYEKASIDEHYIDLTGMERFFGTWKWAGKLKKEIVKHTGLPVSFGLSRNKTVSKIATGEAKPDGALYVPDSFIKPFLHPLSIRKIPMIGNKTYHLLRSMGISRIRTLSGVPVEMLEHVLGKNGVILWKKANGIDNTPVQPYSERQSVGTERTFEKDTTDIRMMNSLLVSMLEKLAFQLRREKKLTSCVTVKIRYSNYDTHTLQKRIAYSAFDHELIPTARELFRKLYTRRMQIRLLGVKFSRLIRGTQQLNLFEDTTEVVSLYQAMDMIRKRYGNRAIGRASGYGGISGGRL
- a CDS encoding LexA family transcriptional regulator, translated to MNFSKNIRLLRKRKKRTQDDVARALNIKRSTLSGYENEVAQPGIEALIAFSEYFNVAVDTLIKVDLSGLTEKQLTQLEKGYDVYLKGSSLRVLATTVDQDNNENIELVNERAKAGYQRGFADPEFIRKLPTFQLPFLPKEKKFRTFQISGESMLPIPDGSWVTGEFIQDWLSINNGEACIILTLNEGVVFKIVENRLKQERKLIVHSLNPAYTSYEIPAEEIKEIWRFRHYISPELPEPGIPSSQIIQRITQLQKEIARLKGSE
- a CDS encoding tetratricopeptide repeat protein, coding for MDSANKLYSEGQYGEAINAYKQVLDQGYESPGIYYNLGNAYYKTNQLAPAILNYERARVRDPGNEDIQHNLEMARSQITDRIENIPDFFITRWINQWINLFPSDIWAIISMVAFIVFLALFSVYLYSMRMGLKKSGFWIGLLALAIAIASFVFASQQKQEVVNHDQAIVFAPKVTVKSSPAESGTDLFVLHEGTKVLIEDNMGEWHKIRLSDGSEGWLRKISVEPI